TAGAGTTATCTCCCTACGATTTAAGTCGTGGCAGGATAACTTATCGTTTGAAATAGACGTATATCGGGCAAGGAATAAGAGGTTTTTATGAAAGTTAGAGCATCAGTTAAAACAAGATGTGAAAAATGCAAGATCATTAAAAGACGCGGTGTGGTCAGAAATATCTGCACAAATCCCAAACACAAGCAGCGTCAGGGTTAGACGGGTGTCTATAAGGAGGAGTAAATGGCGCGTATAGCCGGGGTTGATTTACCCAAAAACAAACAAATTAAATATGCTTTACAATACATTCACGGGATAGGCCCGACCAACAGTATGGAAATACTGGCAAAGGCTGAGATTGATCCGGTTACTAAATCGGATGACCTCACCGAGGCGGAAAATAACCGTCTGCGCGATATTATCGACCGTGAATACAGAACTGAAGGAGAACTTCGTAAAGAAGTTACTTTGAATGTCAAACGCCTTATAGATATCGGCAGCTATCGCGGCTTACGGCATCGTCGTAATCTTCCGGCGCATGGACAGAGAACGCGTACTAATTCGCGTACTCAGAAGGGTGTAAAGAAGACGGTTGCCGGCAGAGGACAAAAGCGCGGCATGGCTAAGACGTAGTATTGAGGGAGAAAATATAATTTATGGCAGCTAATAAAAAACCAAAGGCAAAAGTAAGTAAAAGGGATCGTAAGTCTATTCCGAGCGGAAGGGCTTATATCCAAGCGACTTTTAACAATACGATCATATCTTTAACCGATCCGGCCGGCAATGTTATTTCACAGGCCAGTGCCGGAGCAGCCGGGTTCAAAGGTTCACGCAAGAGTACCCCTTTTGCGGCGCAGATGGCAGCAACCAATGCCGCCAACAGAGCAATGGAACACGGCTTGCGTCAGGTTGATGTATTTGTTAAAGGGCCGGGCAGCGGTCGCGAAGCGGCCGTGCGTGCATTGCAGGCAGCCGGGTTGTACATTACCAGTATTAGGGATGTCACCCCCATACCTCACAACGGTTGTCGTGCACGTAAAAGGAGGAGAGTCTAAAGAATGGCTAGATATACAGAAGCAGTTTGCCGTCTGTGCAGGCGCAGCGGTGAAAAATTAATGCTCAAGGGTAACAAGTGCATTACCAAATGTACATTTGATAAGCGTCCCAAGCCTCCGGGACCTCAAATCGGTCGCCGTCGTCGTTTATCCGACCGCGGTGAGCAGTTACGTGAAAAACAAAAGGTACGTTACAGCTACGGTGTCATGGAAAGACAGTTCAAACGTATCTTTAGCGAAGCGGAAAGAAAAACCGGTATTACCGGTGAGAATTTGCTGGTGCTTCTTGAGAGGCGTCTTGATAACGTAGTTTATCGTCTTGGATTTGCCGATTCAAGGGCGCAGGCTCGTCAATTGGTACAGCACGGGCACTTTGATTTGAACGGCAAGAAAACCGATATTCCTTCTTGTTTTGTTAAAGAAGGCGATGTTATCAGTTGGCGAGCCAGAAGTGTTAAAACCGAATATTTTAAGATGGTGTCAATCTCTCTTGCCTCCAAAGTTGTTCCCGGATGGTTAAATTTAGATAAAGAAAAAGTTGTTGGTAAGGTATTATCTTTGCCGACGCCCGACGATATAGAGGCGAAATATAACATAGCGTCTGTAGTTGAGTATTACTCAAGATAGATGGGCTGGCAAGGAGGTAGAGTTTGTTTGGTTTAACTGTATCTGATATAAATTGTGTCGAAGGTAACGACAATTACGGAAAGTTTGAAATCGAACCCTTAGAGAAGGGGTTCGGTACCACTATCGGGAACGCTTTGCGTCGTGTGTTATTGGGTTTTCTGCCCGGAGCGGCCGTTACCAAGATAAAAATAGAAGGCATTCAGCATGAGTTTGCGCCGATTCCTTACGTTAAAGAGGACGTGCTTGAATTCATATTGAATGTTAAGGCTTTGCGTTTAAAAGCGCTTTCGGGAAGCCCTGCCAAATTGTCATTGGAAAAGCAGAAGGACGGGCCGATTTACGCCAGGGATATTCGTCCCTCCAACGACTTTGAAATTGTGAACCCGGATTTATACCTGGCGACCATTGATTCACCCGAAGCTCGATTCTATGTAGATTTTGATGTAGAAATAGGGATGGGTTTTAAGGCCGCCGATTCGACGGATAATTTGTCCGTGGGTACAATTCCGATTGATGCGATTTTTTCGCCGGTACGCAAGGTGAATTATAATACCGAACCGATTCATGTCGGGGAGACTTCCAGCAGGGAGCGCTTAATCCTCGAAATTTGGACCGACGGTACAATTGCTCCGGGCGATGCCATGAGCAAAGCCGCTTCGGTTTTGGTTGAACAATTCGGGCCGTTTGTCGAGTACAGCAAGGCTTCAATTATTGCGGAAGAGAAAAAGGCGCTCAAAGCCTCAATCCCGCAGGAATTGTATGATATGCCGGTTGAACAGCTCGATCTTTCCGTTCGGGCAATGAATTGTTTACGCCGCAGTGGTATTACCACGGTAGGCGAATTGGTCAGCACCGACGAAGAAGAGCTTTTGGGAATTCGCAATTTCGGTCAGAAATCGCGACAGGAAGTTCAGGATCGTATTCGCGCGCTCGGGATTGATTTCTCCATTGGCGGTGGCGAAGACGATGACAGCGTTGAAAAAGAATAAAAAGAAAGAGTCTGCCGAATAGGTAACATTTAGGAAGAGGCAAAAATGAGGCATAAAGTATCTGGAAGAAGATTAGGTAGAGATTCAGCACACAGGAAGGCTTTATTTCGCAACCTGGTGACTGATTTAATGGATTACGAAAAAATTGTAACCACTGAATCCAAGGCTAAAGAGGTTCAAGGGCTGGCCGAGAAAACCATTACGCTGGGAAAGCGTAACGATTTGGCGTCCAGACGAAGAATGTTAGCTTATCTCTACGACGGTAAAGTTGTAGATAAGGTGTTTTCCGACATCGCGCCGAGATTTGCGGAGCGACAGGGCGGCTACACTCGAATTACTAAACTAGGGCCGAGGCTCGGTGACGGTGCGGTAATGGTTCAGTTGGAATTGGTTGAAAAATCCAAGTAGTCTGCTCTTTTTAAATTTGAATAAGGGTTATTGATGATGGGGGAGAATATCTCTCCGGAAGATATAAGAACTAAAAAATTGGTTCTGATTATTGAATATAAGGGAAGCAATTATTTTGGGTTTCAGTTACAAGAAGAGCTTCCGACGGTGCAGGGTGCACTTGAACAGGCATTGTATCGCTTAACAGGTGAAAAAATAAGAGTGGGCTCGGCCAGTAGGACCGATACAGGGGTACATGCCTTAGAGCAGATAGTTAGCTTTAAAACCAAATCGGACATAGTTCCGGATAAGATTATAACCGGCTTAAACCACTATCTGCCAAAAGACATTGCGGTTAAAGCGGCGTACAGGGTTGAAGATTCTTTCAACATTAGAAAAAGAGCTGTAAGCCGAGAGTATAAGTATTACATTTTAAATACTCGGGTTAGATCTCCGCTTTGGGATGATTACTCCTTTAGGGTTAGCGGGGAATTGGATATTGAAGCAATGAATCGGGTTGCCGAACAGCTTATCGGCGAGCATGATTTTGCTTCGTTTGCCACTAACTTAAAAATAGAATTAAAAAGTACCGTTCGACGTATTTACAAGGCCCGTTTCGACAGAGAAGGCAATTTGGTGGTTTTTAATATTATCGCCAACGCGTTTCTGCCGCATCAGGTGCGTAATACGGTTGGAGCTCTTATCAGGGTAGGCCAAGGCAAGGTGACTGATAAAGAGTTTCATAGTATAATGTTAGCGGAAAAACTTGGTTTGGCCGGTCCCGCGGCACCCGCTAAGGGTCTGTGCCTGATTAAAGTTAATTATAATAAATCCTTAGGGGAAGAGAATAGTGAAAACATATAGTGCAAAGGCTGCGGATATTAAGAGAGAATGGCATGTTATCGATGCTACCGACCAGGTGTTAGGTCATCTGGCTACCGATATTGCTCGTTTACTTATGGGGAAGAATAAACCGATATTTACCCGTAATGTAGATACCGGTGATTATGTTGTAGTTATAAATGCCGACAAAATTCGTGTTACCAGCAATAAGGGGACATCCAAACTTTATTATCGACATTCCGGATATCCCGGCGGTTTAAAGGTTGTTAATCTTGAAAAGATGATGAAAACCAAACCGGAGTTCGTGATTGAACATGCGGTTAAGGGGATGTTACCTCATAATCGTCTCGGTAACAGTATGATAAAGAAATTAAGAGTATACACCGGGGATACCCATCCCCATGCGGCACAGGTGGCTGCAAAAGAATAAATCAGTTAAAAGTGTGTGAGGGAAGCTTTGAAAAAATTAACTTATACGAATGGAACAGGCAGACGTAAAACAGCTGTTGCTCAGGTAAGAATAATGCCCGGCAGCGGTGAGATAATAATAAACGGAATGCCGTACGAACAAAGATTTGTGAGTGTCGAGCACCGTCAGTTTATTTTGAAACCCTTTATGGCGACCGAAACAATGGGCAAATTTGATGTTTCGGTTATCGTCAGAGGCGGCGGTGTTTCCGGGCAGGCGGGTGCCGTATCGCACGGTATTGCTCGCGCTTTGTTAAAGGAAGACGAAAAATTCAAGGCCGCATTAAGAGGCGACGGTCTTTTGACTCGTGACCCGCGTGCCAAAGAAAGAAAGAAACCCGGTCTCAAACGTGCTCGTAAGGCACCTCAGTACACCAAGCGTTAGTTTTCTGCGGTTTTATTAGAAAAGAGAAGGCTGCAAAGTTTTGGCTTTGCGGCCTTTTTGTTGTTAAGAGGCTTCTGCTTTCCAATCCTCAGAAAGATGTCCTTGCGAGAAGCGAGTTGTTAGACGAGCGACGTGGCAATCTCGCTTTTGTCATCCTGAACGGAGTGAAGGATCTAAGAGGATTGAAATGCAGGCTATGAGGTTACCTCAGAGTTAAAAAAGGAGCATCGCTCTACTCTAAAACCTGTTACCGAACGCTACACTATTCGCCAACTCCCAGATTCTTCGGCAGGCTCAGAATGACATTACTCTTGTCATCCTGAACGAAGTGAAGGATCTAAGAGGACGGGAAATACAGGCTATTAGGAATCCTCAGCAATAAATAAAAGGCATCGTCCCACTGTAAAATCAGTATTCGAACGCTACACTATTCGCCAACCCCTAGATTCTTCGCTATGCTCAGAATGACAAATTATAAACGCCTTTGCGAGGAGTGAGCCGTTAGGCGAACGACGTGGCAATCCCATACAGATTTATTAGAGATTGCTTCGCCTTCCCTTCGGGAATGGTCTCGCAAAGACAAAGAGGACTGCTTCGCCTTTCCTTACGAGAATGGTCTCACAAAGATAAAAGAAATGCCCTTGTGAGGAGTGACTCTTTAACAAATCAGGTTTTACCCTCTGAGTTCTTGTTTTAACTTCTCAATCGTTTCAATCGGGGTCGGGTCAACCTTATTTAAAATCGCCAGATAGTAACTGATATAGTCGCCGAGGAGTACTAGGCTTAACATTTGCGCCAGCGCATTTTCTCCGCCGATATCAATAACGCTGTATTTGATTTTGTAGCGCTCAAAGACACGACAGGTAGCATTGTAACGCGCCAGAATCGGCTTTGATATCAGTCCTGAGCGCAAGATGATGACAACGGCATCTTCGATAAAACCGGGCGGGAATTCGTATCCTGCAATCGTGTTGTGATTTAATTCCGAGAACGATTCATTGGCTGCCCAGTTTTTACTGTTTTCGTTAAATTGCGTTTTCCAACGGTAACAGATTTCGGAAGTAATTTCCGCTCCGTAGATAAATATAAACTTTCCGTATAGCTTATGTGCTATTTGCTTGGCCTGATTTTTCTCCAGCGGAACCTCAATATCCATTTGTTCGGTAAGCTGTTCGAGTATCCGTATCGTCTCGGCAATATCGGCCGATTTATCCCCGATAATTCCCAGCCTTTGCAGTGTGCAAAGTATTGCCATAAAACTAAATGGCAAAGTGGCGCGAGGTTGGGCTTTGTAATCAAAAATAAACAGGGGGAGGTTTTTTTCTTCGGCAATTTCTTTGAGCTTGCCGCCGGTGGAAACAACCATGCATTTTGCGCCTATCGCAAGCGCTTGGCTAAGTGCGGAAAGCGTTTCCTCGGTATATCCTGAATAACTGCAGGCGATTATCAGCGTATTATTATCAGCAAATGCAGGCAGATTATAACTGCGGTTGACGGTTATCGGGAGTTTGGATTCATTTAAGGTTAATCTTGCAATCAGGTCGCCGCTAATGGCCGAACCACCCATTCCGAGAATCATAACACGGTTAACATCGGCATAATCGCCGGGGAGTTCAATAAGCATTGCCTTGCGCCATGCCTGCCGGCAAAGCTCGGCAAACCCGTTGAGATGGTTTATCATTTTCTCGGTATCGTATTCGGTGTAAATATCCAAATTATCCAAATCAATCATAGGGCTATACTCCGGCAAGTTTTTTCCCGAATTCAATTAGTTTCTCCACTGTTTGTTTGCTGTTACTTTCGGCATAAATCCGCAGTAAAGGCTCCGTTCCCGAAAAGCGAATCAGGAGCCATCCGCCGTCTGCTAAAGTATATCTAAATCCGTCAAAAGAGTCTTCTTTGACCACTTCCGTATTATTTATGGTTTTAGGGTGGCTGTTTCTTACGCGGTCGGTAATCAAATTTCGTTCTTCGGTAAATTCAACATCCAACCGATCGTAGTAATGCTCGCCGACCTTATTATATAAATCTTTAAGCAATTGGGAAGGTTTTTTATCGGTTTTAACCATCAAGTCCAGGAAGCACAAGCCTGCCAGTAGGGCGTCACGTTCGGGAACATGTCCTTTAAAACCGTATCCCCCGCTTTCTTCTCCGCCGATTATCGCATTATGTTCAATCATAAGTGGGGCCACGTATTTAAAACCAACCTTAGTTTCATAAATCGGAACATCATAGAGTTCGGCGAGTTTATCAAGCATGGCGGTGGCGGTAATTGTTTTTATAATTGCCCCGCGTTCTTTCTTAACCTCCAGCAGGTATAGTGCCAAGAGGGCGTAAACCTGGAGCTGGGTCAAGAAATTGCCGTTTTCATCCATAATACCGATGCGGTCGGCATCGCCGTCCGTTGCCAGTCCTATGTCGGCGCGGTCGGTTTTGATAAGCTCCGCCAGGTTTGTAAGGTTACTTGCAATCGGCTCGGGTTGTTTTATTCCGGGGAAGGCCGGGTTGGGGGCGCCGTTAATTTCGGTAATTTGGGCCTTGCCTCCAGCCAGCAGTGATTTAAAATACCCGCCGCCCGAACCGAACATTGAATCAACCGCTATGGAGAGGTTCTTGTTTTTTATGCCGTTAATATCAACTAATTTGGCAATTTGTGCCGCATAAATATCGTAAAGGTTAACGTATTCCACCAAGCCCTTTTGTATTCCCTCGTCCAGCGCAAGCCGATTAATTTTTTCGGATTCCGATACAATTGCGAGGTTCTTTTCAATTTTAGAAATAACTTCCGTTGGGGCGCTGGCTCCGTCTTGTGATTTTATTTTAAAGCCGTTCCAATTACCGGGATTATGGCTGGCGGTAATAACAATCGCGCCGCCGGCTTGTTTTGCAACCGTTCCGTAACTTACAACGGGGGTCGGCTCGGGCTTTTGGCAGAGATATACCTTGATTCCGTTGGCGGCAATTACCTCAGCGGCAACATGCGCAAAATCCTTGGAAGCAAAGCGTGTATCGTAACCGATAACTAATCCGAGTTTGGCAAGATCTGATTTTTGTAAATATAGGGCTACGGCTTGCGAGCAGATACGGACATTATCAAACGTAAAATCATCGGCGATAATTCCTCGCCAGCCGTCGGTTCCAAATTTAATGGGACTATTCTTCAATCACACCTCACAACTACCCGCGACAGGGGAGCAATTCTAGACTATGTAAGCCTATTATATCAAATCCCTTACTAATTTACTCCCCGAATGCTTCTTTTCTGATAATTGCAGCCTTATCCGTTTGTTCCCAAGTAAGGTCAAGATCGGTGCGTCCGAAATGTCCGTACGCTGCCACCTGACGATAAACCGGGCGCCGTAAATCC
This Dehalococcoidales bacterium DNA region includes the following protein-coding sequences:
- the rpmJ gene encoding 50S ribosomal protein L36, giving the protein MKVRASVKTRCEKCKIIKRRGVVRNICTNPKHKQRQG
- the rpsM gene encoding 30S ribosomal protein S13, which codes for MARIAGVDLPKNKQIKYALQYIHGIGPTNSMEILAKAEIDPVTKSDDLTEAENNRLRDIIDREYRTEGELRKEVTLNVKRLIDIGSYRGLRHRRNLPAHGQRTRTNSRTQKGVKKTVAGRGQKRGMAKT
- the rpsK gene encoding 30S ribosomal protein S11; this encodes MAANKKPKAKVSKRDRKSIPSGRAYIQATFNNTIISLTDPAGNVISQASAGAAGFKGSRKSTPFAAQMAATNAANRAMEHGLRQVDVFVKGPGSGREAAVRALQAAGLYITSIRDVTPIPHNGCRARKRRRV
- the rpsD gene encoding 30S ribosomal protein S4 — protein: MARYTEAVCRLCRRSGEKLMLKGNKCITKCTFDKRPKPPGPQIGRRRRLSDRGEQLREKQKVRYSYGVMERQFKRIFSEAERKTGITGENLLVLLERRLDNVVYRLGFADSRAQARQLVQHGHFDLNGKKTDIPSCFVKEGDVISWRARSVKTEYFKMVSISLASKVVPGWLNLDKEKVVGKVLSLPTPDDIEAKYNIASVVEYYSR
- a CDS encoding DNA-directed RNA polymerase subunit alpha, whose translation is MFGLTVSDINCVEGNDNYGKFEIEPLEKGFGTTIGNALRRVLLGFLPGAAVTKIKIEGIQHEFAPIPYVKEDVLEFILNVKALRLKALSGSPAKLSLEKQKDGPIYARDIRPSNDFEIVNPDLYLATIDSPEARFYVDFDVEIGMGFKAADSTDNLSVGTIPIDAIFSPVRKVNYNTEPIHVGETSSRERLILEIWTDGTIAPGDAMSKAASVLVEQFGPFVEYSKASIIAEEKKALKASIPQELYDMPVEQLDLSVRAMNCLRRSGITTVGELVSTDEEELLGIRNFGQKSRQEVQDRIRALGIDFSIGGGEDDDSVEKE
- the rplQ gene encoding 50S ribosomal protein L17: MRHKVSGRRLGRDSAHRKALFRNLVTDLMDYEKIVTTESKAKEVQGLAEKTITLGKRNDLASRRRMLAYLYDGKVVDKVFSDIAPRFAERQGGYTRITKLGPRLGDGAVMVQLELVEKSK
- the truA gene encoding tRNA pseudouridine(38-40) synthase TruA, giving the protein MGENISPEDIRTKKLVLIIEYKGSNYFGFQLQEELPTVQGALEQALYRLTGEKIRVGSASRTDTGVHALEQIVSFKTKSDIVPDKIITGLNHYLPKDIAVKAAYRVEDSFNIRKRAVSREYKYYILNTRVRSPLWDDYSFRVSGELDIEAMNRVAEQLIGEHDFASFATNLKIELKSTVRRIYKARFDREGNLVVFNIIANAFLPHQVRNTVGALIRVGQGKVTDKEFHSIMLAEKLGLAGPAAPAKGLCLIKVNYNKSLGEENSENI
- the rplM gene encoding 50S ribosomal protein L13, which gives rise to MKTYSAKAADIKREWHVIDATDQVLGHLATDIARLLMGKNKPIFTRNVDTGDYVVVINADKIRVTSNKGTSKLYYRHSGYPGGLKVVNLEKMMKTKPEFVIEHAVKGMLPHNRLGNSMIKKLRVYTGDTHPHAAQVAAKE
- the rpsI gene encoding 30S ribosomal protein S9 gives rise to the protein MKKLTYTNGTGRRKTAVAQVRIMPGSGEIIINGMPYEQRFVSVEHRQFILKPFMATETMGKFDVSVIVRGGGVSGQAGAVSHGIARALLKEDEKFKAALRGDGLLTRDPRAKERKKPGLKRARKAPQYTKR
- a CDS encoding bifunctional phosphoglucose/phosphomannose isomerase, with the protein product MNSGKNLPEYSPMIDLDNLDIYTEYDTEKMINHLNGFAELCRQAWRKAMLIELPGDYADVNRVMILGMGGSAISGDLIARLTLNESKLPITVNRSYNLPAFADNNTLIIACSYSGYTEETLSALSQALAIGAKCMVVSTGGKLKEIAEEKNLPLFIFDYKAQPRATLPFSFMAILCTLQRLGIIGDKSADIAETIRILEQLTEQMDIEVPLEKNQAKQIAHKLYGKFIFIYGAEITSEICYRWKTQFNENSKNWAANESFSELNHNTIAGYEFPPGFIEDAVVIILRSGLISKPILARYNATCRVFERYKIKYSVIDIGGENALAQMLSLVLLGDYISYYLAILNKVDPTPIETIEKLKQELRG
- a CDS encoding phosphoglucomutase/phosphomannomutase family protein; translated protein: MKNSPIKFGTDGWRGIIADDFTFDNVRICSQAVALYLQKSDLAKLGLVIGYDTRFASKDFAHVAAEVIAANGIKVYLCQKPEPTPVVSYGTVAKQAGGAIVITASHNPGNWNGFKIKSQDGASAPTEVISKIEKNLAIVSESEKINRLALDEGIQKGLVEYVNLYDIYAAQIAKLVDINGIKNKNLSIAVDSMFGSGGGYFKSLLAGGKAQITEINGAPNPAFPGIKQPEPIASNLTNLAELIKTDRADIGLATDGDADRIGIMDENGNFLTQLQVYALLALYLLEVKKERGAIIKTITATAMLDKLAELYDVPIYETKVGFKYVAPLMIEHNAIIGGEESGGYGFKGHVPERDALLAGLCFLDLMVKTDKKPSQLLKDLYNKVGEHYYDRLDVEFTEERNLITDRVRNSHPKTINNTEVVKEDSFDGFRYTLADGGWLLIRFSGTEPLLRIYAESNSKQTVEKLIEFGKKLAGV